One genomic region from Evansella sp. LMS18 encodes:
- a CDS encoding toxic anion resistance protein: protein MAENNNTPKPAGPETTSSSPAGSAQEYVEKIRKGSDLNKILENLGKIGTEEQQKAGESLEALKRPVRDMMTNNDNDLPDQLTKLKEMVAELEPDYLKEGKWQRFFNKLARKSPIEKYTQKYQTVEAEVETVVGALLHGKDRLEEDTIMLQQLKETARERIVSLNNQIEIGKQLNVMLEEEMKKEEWQADPSPVQKGQQKVLSRVKNMQQAVLVLQQSLASVDIIVENNDKLEEAIFNAITMTKNIITVTASIQLALSNQKKVIDAVKNVNDTTEAMLLSNAQLLKSNTEETLKTLEEPAVAMETFKKAYEDVYAAIEMTEQSNERIIQSSKQFIEEMDELNQQMERKLLN, encoded by the coding sequence ATGGCGGAAAACAACAATACCCCAAAACCTGCAGGCCCGGAAACTACAAGCAGCAGCCCGGCAGGATCAGCACAAGAGTATGTGGAAAAAATCAGGAAAGGCAGCGATTTAAATAAAATCCTTGAAAACCTTGGAAAAATCGGGACCGAAGAACAGCAGAAAGCCGGAGAATCCCTGGAAGCCCTGAAACGGCCAGTACGGGATATGATGACCAATAATGACAATGACCTTCCTGACCAGCTGACAAAGTTAAAGGAAATGGTAGCCGAGCTGGAACCGGATTACCTGAAAGAAGGCAAGTGGCAGCGTTTCTTCAATAAACTTGCCCGTAAAAGCCCGATTGAAAAATACACACAAAAGTATCAGACAGTTGAAGCCGAAGTAGAAACAGTAGTCGGCGCTCTCCTCCATGGTAAAGACCGTCTGGAGGAAGACACAATTATGCTTCAGCAGCTTAAAGAGACTGCAAGGGAAAGAATTGTCTCACTTAATAACCAGATTGAAATTGGCAAGCAGCTGAATGTAATGCTTGAGGAAGAAATGAAAAAGGAAGAATGGCAGGCTGACCCTTCCCCTGTACAGAAAGGGCAGCAGAAAGTTCTATCACGGGTAAAGAATATGCAGCAGGCAGTCCTGGTGCTCCAGCAATCCCTTGCCTCCGTTGATATTATTGTAGAGAATAACGATAAACTCGAAGAAGCTATTTTCAACGCCATTACTATGACTAAAAATATCATCACAGTAACTGCTTCCATTCAACTTGCATTAAGCAACCAGAAGAAAGTAATCGATGCTGTTAAGAATGTAAATGATACGACAGAAGCAATGCTGCTTTCCAACGCACAGCTGCTCAAATCCAATACAGAAGAAACACTCAAAACACTGGAAGAACCTGCAGTTGCGATGGAAACATTTAAGAAAGCTTATGAAGATGTGTATGCAGCCATCGAGATGACAGAGCAGTCTAATGAAAGAATAATACAGTCCAGTAAGCAGTTTATCGAAGAAATGGATGAGTTAAACCAGCAAATGGAACGGAAGCTGTTAAATTAA